The following proteins are encoded in a genomic region of Opitutus sp.:
- the smpB gene encoding SsrA-binding protein SmpB, giving the protein MSAKKKDAPRFTEVRNAKALRDFSVEERFEAGLVLHGTEVKAIRAGRAQIGDAFGKFEKGELWLFNAHIDEYAYGNINNHAARRTRKLLLHRHQVRKIAQAMQVGGRTLVPLRMYFKEALVKVEVALCLGKQSHDKRQDLREKAAMMEVEKIMKPVRRT; this is encoded by the coding sequence ATGTCCGCCAAGAAAAAAGACGCCCCCCGCTTCACGGAGGTTCGCAACGCCAAGGCGCTGCGCGATTTTTCCGTGGAGGAGCGCTTCGAGGCGGGCTTGGTTCTCCACGGCACCGAGGTGAAGGCCATCCGCGCCGGACGGGCCCAGATTGGCGACGCCTTTGGTAAATTTGAAAAAGGCGAACTGTGGTTGTTTAACGCCCACATCGACGAGTACGCCTACGGCAATATCAATAACCACGCGGCTCGCCGTACCCGTAAGCTGCTCCTCCATCGCCATCAGGTGCGCAAGATTGCCCAAGCCATGCAGGTCGGCGGGCGCACCTTGGTGCCCCTGCGCATGTATTTTAAAGAGGCGCTCGTCAAAGTGGAGGTCGCCCTCTGCCTCGGTAAACAATCGCACGACAAACGTCAGGACTTGCGTGAAAAAGCCGCGATGATGGAAGTGGAGAAAATCATGAAACCTGTTCGTCGCACATGA
- a CDS encoding tRNA (cytidine(34)-2'-O)-methyltransferase — translation MLHIVLFQPEIPQNTGNIGRMCALTRSRLHLIHPLGYEITDKHLKRAGMDYWHSLDVHHHADWAAFKSSEAGPKRLWLFTTKTACSYWSASYADGDGLVFGNEGHGAPEWLHAEFGDDRRVTIPHANHELRSLNLSTAAGIACYEALRQTGLLA, via the coding sequence ATGCTGCACATCGTCCTTTTTCAGCCGGAGATTCCCCAGAACACGGGTAATATCGGGCGCATGTGCGCGCTCACCCGTTCGCGCCTGCACTTAATCCACCCGCTGGGCTACGAAATAACCGACAAGCACCTGAAGCGGGCCGGCATGGACTATTGGCACTCGTTGGACGTCCACCACCACGCCGATTGGGCTGCATTTAAGAGCAGCGAGGCGGGCCCGAAGCGCTTGTGGTTATTCACGACCAAGACGGCGTGCAGCTATTGGAGCGCGAGTTATGCCGACGGCGACGGGTTGGTTTTTGGCAACGAAGGTCATGGTGCACCGGAGTGGTTGCACGCGGAATTTGGCGACGACCGGCGCGTGACCATACCACACGCCAACCACGAATTGCGTTCGCTCAACCTCAGCACGGCGGCGGGCATCGCCTGCTATGAAGCCCTGCGGCAGACCGGGTTACTGGCCTAG
- a CDS encoding DNA-directed RNA polymerase subunit omega gives MRDDYLKEAHKVIPDANILINVVSRRVKQLRRGQRALVESLEKLAPEDIALREIIEGKITYEEATE, from the coding sequence ATGAGAGACGACTACCTTAAAGAAGCCCACAAAGTTATCCCTGACGCCAACATCCTCATCAATGTGGTGTCGCGCCGTGTTAAACAGCTGCGCCGGGGCCAGCGTGCGCTGGTGGAATCCCTCGAAAAGCTCGCTCCCGAAGACATCGCCCTGCGCGAAATCATCGAGGGCAAGATCACTTACGAAGAGGCCACCGAGTAA
- the thrB gene encoding homoserine kinase, whose protein sequence is MSPAPNSVTTRVPGSTSNCGAGFDTLGLALQIHNRVTLTREPGAVARPVTVGDGRAQAMVETTASAFFTTAGVVPFGFSYQIDGDVPPARGLGSSVTVIGGVLGGLNALSSAGLSRQQLVGIATAIEGHPDNAAAGILGGFCVARCDPATGAYVDTVRVELPADLAFVATSPDVEMLTKESRGVLPATLSYFDAVKSINSAAYLVAALVAGDYERLRHAVSDYMHEPYRLPRIPGGRAAIEAGVAAGAYTGWLSGSGSTVLCVATRPAASAVAAAMQAAFASAGLTSTARVLAADNSGLVVE, encoded by the coding sequence ATGAGCCCCGCCCCCAACTCCGTGACCACCCGCGTGCCGGGTAGTACATCCAATTGCGGCGCGGGTTTTGACACCCTTGGCCTCGCCTTGCAGATCCACAATCGGGTCACGCTTACGCGTGAACCGGGTGCTGTGGCCCGTCCGGTAACCGTCGGCGATGGCCGCGCGCAGGCCATGGTTGAGACCACGGCATCGGCTTTTTTTACGACGGCAGGCGTGGTGCCTTTTGGTTTCTCATATCAAATCGACGGTGACGTGCCGCCGGCGCGCGGGTTGGGTTCGAGTGTCACGGTGATCGGCGGGGTACTGGGCGGGCTCAACGCGCTGTCGTCCGCGGGGCTTTCACGGCAGCAATTGGTGGGTATCGCCACCGCCATCGAGGGCCATCCCGACAACGCGGCTGCAGGTATTCTGGGCGGCTTCTGCGTGGCGCGCTGCGACCCGGCAACCGGCGCGTACGTGGATACGGTTCGCGTGGAGCTACCGGCGGATTTGGCCTTTGTGGCAACCTCGCCCGACGTTGAAATGCTCACCAAGGAGTCGCGTGGGGTTCTACCCGCGACGCTGTCTTATTTTGACGCCGTGAAGAGTATTAACAGCGCCGCGTACCTCGTCGCCGCTCTGGTGGCGGGTGACTACGAGCGGCTGCGGCATGCGGTGAGCGACTACATGCACGAGCCTTACCGGTTGCCGCGTATTCCAGGTGGACGCGCCGCGATTGAAGCGGGTGTCGCTGCCGGCGCTTACACCGGCTGGTTAAGCGGCAGCGGCTCGACCGTGCTCTGTGTCGCCACGCGACCAGCGGCATCCGCGGTCGCCGCAGCCATGCAGGCCGCCTTCGCTAGCGCCGGCCTGACCAGCACCGCTCGGGTGTTGGCCGCCGATAACAGCGGTTTGGTCGTGGAGTGA
- a CDS encoding response regulator, which translates to MNSQQVEILLVEDSPTDAELTIRSLKKRNLANHLVHVTDGQAALDFLFSTGPYAGRPKDEQPKVVLLDLNLPKLNGIEVLRQLRANERTKLLPVVIMTSSREDRDVIESYKLGANSYVVKPVEFENFAEAVANLGLYWILLNQPPCVSHD; encoded by the coding sequence ATGAACTCCCAACAAGTAGAAATCCTGCTGGTCGAAGACAGCCCGACCGATGCGGAATTGACCATTCGCTCACTCAAAAAACGCAATCTCGCCAACCACCTCGTGCACGTCACGGATGGTCAGGCGGCGCTCGATTTTCTTTTCAGTACCGGCCCCTACGCGGGCCGCCCAAAAGACGAACAACCCAAGGTGGTCCTGCTGGACTTAAACCTGCCCAAGCTCAACGGCATCGAGGTGTTGCGCCAACTGCGCGCCAACGAGCGGACCAAGCTTTTGCCCGTAGTCATCATGACCTCGTCGCGCGAGGACCGCGACGTGATCGAAAGCTACAAACTGGGCGCCAACAGCTATGTGGTAAAACCGGTGGAATTCGAGAATTTCGCCGAGGCCGTCGCCAACTTGGGGCTTTATTGGATACTCTTAAATCAGCCCCCCTGCGTATCCCATGATTGA
- a CDS encoding SpoIIE family protein phosphatase yields the protein MIEALLVGLRILSLEDSDTDEELILREIKRGGIDFVVRRVQTREDFLREISEFSPDLILADYKLPTFDGGEALALAKDCSPEVPVIIISGAVGEETAVELLKNGATDFVLKDRLTRLVPAVRRALREVAEHQALRQAEADLRALNEALEQRVADRTRELREKNLRMEEDLTMAKELQLALLPHRFPTLPYGTLQGTSAVKFSSIFHPASSVSGDFFNVVRVSESAVGVFICDVMGHGVRAALVTAMMRALEEQLGDLAADPGALLTAINQSLCGILRQSGITLFTTACYIVADIGKSRITVANAAHPSPLLVRNEPREVVQLTPEHTAGPALGLFEEEVYRTYAFPVAADDLILLFTDGLFEVENTLNESYGEGRLRDAFEQRAGQPPAQLVDSVIAEIELFAAGHVFPDDVCLVSMEIAHLEASEAQLVAT from the coding sequence ATGATTGAAGCCCTTCTAGTCGGCTTGCGCATCCTCTCGCTCGAGGATTCCGATACGGACGAGGAGTTGATCCTGCGTGAGATCAAACGCGGCGGGATCGATTTCGTCGTGCGCCGGGTGCAGACACGGGAGGATTTCCTGCGTGAGATCAGTGAGTTCAGCCCCGACCTCATTCTGGCCGATTACAAGCTGCCAACCTTTGACGGAGGTGAGGCGTTGGCTCTGGCCAAAGACTGCAGCCCGGAGGTGCCCGTCATCATAATTTCGGGTGCAGTAGGCGAGGAAACCGCCGTTGAGTTGCTCAAAAACGGGGCCACCGATTTTGTTCTCAAGGATCGGCTCACCCGGCTCGTTCCAGCGGTGCGGAGGGCGTTGCGAGAGGTGGCGGAACACCAGGCGCTACGCCAAGCCGAGGCCGATCTACGGGCGCTCAACGAAGCACTGGAGCAACGGGTCGCCGATCGCACCCGGGAGTTGCGCGAAAAGAATCTGCGCATGGAAGAGGATCTGACCATGGCCAAGGAACTCCAACTGGCACTGCTGCCGCACCGCTTCCCCACCCTGCCCTACGGTACTCTGCAAGGGACGAGTGCGGTGAAATTCTCCAGCATTTTTCATCCCGCGAGCTCGGTAAGCGGGGATTTTTTCAACGTGGTGCGCGTCTCGGAGTCCGCCGTGGGGGTGTTCATCTGTGACGTGATGGGCCACGGGGTTCGGGCGGCGTTGGTCACCGCAATGATGCGTGCACTTGAGGAGCAACTGGGGGACTTGGCGGCCGATCCGGGGGCCCTGCTCACGGCAATCAACCAGAGCCTGTGCGGCATTTTGCGCCAGTCCGGCATCACCCTGTTCACCACCGCCTGTTACATCGTGGCCGACATCGGCAAATCGCGCATCACCGTGGCCAATGCCGCGCATCCCAGCCCGCTGCTGGTGCGCAACGAGCCCAGGGAAGTCGTGCAACTCACCCCTGAGCACACCGCTGGCCCGGCACTGGGGCTGTTTGAGGAGGAGGTATATCGCACGTACGCATTCCCCGTGGCTGCCGACGACCTCATTTTGCTCTTCACGGATGGCCTCTTTGAGGTGGAAAATACCCTGAATGAATCCTACGGGGAGGGCCGGCTGAGGGACGCATTTGAACAACGCGCGGGGCAACCCCCGGCGCAATTGGTCGACTCGGTGATCGCCGAGATCGAGTTATTCGCAGCAGGCCATGTGTTTCCCGACGACGTCTGCCTGGTCAGCATGGAAATCGCCCACCTCGAAGCAAGTGAGGCCCAGCTGGTGGCCACATAA
- a CDS encoding PAS domain-containing protein: protein MPPPNVPSLPAPLPAVASTPPRSCCSLAQIVGALTISVGGLVLVGWALGFQELTTLCLQGGPMVANSAFCFILSGSALLFLQTQRQCLHRTARACALAVGVIALLTLGEYVAGWNLGLDELLVLDRFTPAGLPPGRMAPNTALAFLLTAAALGLLSRPDWLGRRRPWILGGLGLAVLMLGITTMVGYLAGFRFFYSWGQLKPMAQATALLFILLGATVLAAAREKNGRRRLLGLWSTLGLTVGIAIIIIVATATFNSHQELKAATDWVLHTNNVTGQLHQLKATLETEQSNLHGYLTTGQGDRLQNQAKAITQARKLIAELRALTADNAVQQANLARVEPLVARRETEFAHFIAAYPSSGNTVSNSPLQNTETVALNDQINANLDEMMAEEERLLGERQRQVLRLSERAEVILPIGLLLSTLLIIAGVLRLNAETAARLSGLTLLQESTDQLKAQALEQAQTLASLAQSEARFKTMFEEAPLGIALIDSHTGHIYEVNPRFAAIAGRTREELASIDWLKITHPDDVQADLDNMAALNAGKISGFHMEKRYLQPGGFPVWIGMTIAPLRVADTAHPRHLCMIEDISERKRAEEERKAAEHELREKEERLALATLHNGIGIWDWNLVTQEMVWDDSMFALYHIRREDFVGTEEAWRASLHPEDLGRGDQEVREAISGEKPFDTVFRVIWPNGEIHHIKAVAKVFRDEQGTPLRMLGTNIDITDHKQAEAKVNALNAELEQRVAERTAELQATNTSLTDFKSALDEHVNVTMTDTHGNITYANDRVCALTQYSRAELLGHNHRIVNSNYHPGEFFKELWVTISAGRVWRGEIRNRAKDGSFHWVNTTIVPFRGPDGRPVQYIAIRNDITPLKVAEADNQKLNTDLHTRATKLERVNKELEAFSYTVAHDLRAPLRAIDGYARMALEDLAALLDDNGRRLLNVISAEAKRMGRLIDDLLAFSRISRQQAEPVAINMQELAQEVYNALIKAEPGRTVKFDLHTLPAAQGTPAMIRQVWENLISNTLKFTRKRPDARIEIGAQVGVDGVWVYHVKDNGVGFDMRHSNKLFGVFQRLHDNADYEGTGVGLALVQRILQRHGGRIWAEGEVDKGACFYFTLPAPETVAAEAGKSGI from the coding sequence GTGCCGCCTCCCAACGTACCGTCCCTCCCCGCCCCGCTCCCCGCGGTTGCGTCCACCCCACCTCGGTCCTGCTGCTCGTTAGCGCAGATCGTCGGCGCGCTCACGATCAGCGTCGGCGGTCTCGTGCTAGTCGGCTGGGCCCTGGGGTTTCAGGAGCTCACCACCCTCTGCCTTCAGGGGGGACCGATGGTGGCCAATTCGGCGTTCTGCTTCATCCTGAGCGGTTCGGCCCTGCTGTTTTTGCAAACGCAGCGGCAATGCCTGCACCGCACCGCGCGGGCATGCGCCCTCGCCGTCGGGGTCATCGCCTTGCTCACCCTGGGCGAATACGTGGCGGGCTGGAATCTCGGCCTCGACGAACTCCTCGTCCTCGATCGCTTCACCCCGGCGGGACTGCCCCCAGGCCGTATGGCACCCAACACGGCGCTCGCGTTCCTGCTCACGGCGGCGGCGCTTGGGCTCCTGAGCCGGCCGGACTGGCTGGGGCGCCGTCGGCCCTGGATCCTCGGCGGGCTGGGGTTGGCGGTGTTGATGCTGGGGATCACCACGATGGTGGGTTATCTCGCCGGTTTCCGGTTTTTTTATAGCTGGGGGCAGCTCAAACCGATGGCCCAGGCGACGGCGCTTCTGTTTATCCTCTTGGGGGCAACCGTGCTCGCTGCCGCCCGTGAAAAAAACGGGAGGCGCAGGCTGCTCGGTCTCTGGAGCACCCTCGGGCTAACCGTCGGCATTGCGATCATCATCATCGTGGCGACTGCGACCTTCAACTCCCACCAAGAGTTGAAGGCGGCCACCGATTGGGTGCTGCACACCAACAACGTCACCGGCCAGCTCCACCAACTGAAAGCGACCCTTGAAACCGAGCAGAGTAACCTGCACGGCTACCTGACCACAGGCCAAGGCGATCGGCTGCAAAACCAAGCCAAGGCGATCACCCAGGCACGCAAGCTGATCGCAGAACTACGCGCGCTGACGGCAGACAACGCCGTCCAGCAGGCAAATCTGGCCCGCGTCGAGCCCTTGGTCGCCAGACGCGAAACCGAGTTTGCGCACTTCATCGCCGCGTACCCGTCGAGCGGTAACACCGTGTCCAACTCGCCCCTCCAAAACACCGAGACCGTGGCGTTGAACGACCAGATCAATGCCAACCTCGACGAGATGATGGCCGAGGAGGAGCGGCTACTCGGCGAACGCCAGCGGCAGGTGTTGCGCCTCAGCGAACGCGCCGAGGTGATTCTGCCAATCGGGCTGCTCCTGAGCACCCTGCTTATTATCGCCGGGGTGCTGCGGCTCAATGCCGAGACGGCCGCCCGGCTAAGCGGGCTTACCTTGCTGCAAGAAAGCACCGACCAGCTCAAAGCACAGGCCCTCGAGCAGGCGCAAACACTGGCCTCCCTGGCGCAAAGCGAGGCGCGCTTCAAAACCATGTTCGAGGAGGCCCCGCTCGGCATCGCCCTGATCGATTCGCACACGGGACATATTTACGAAGTCAACCCGCGCTTTGCCGCCATCGCGGGTAGGACCCGCGAAGAGCTGGCGTCGATCGACTGGCTGAAAATCACGCATCCGGATGATGTGCAGGCGGACCTGGATAACATGGCCGCGTTGAACGCTGGGAAAATCAGCGGATTCCACATGGAAAAACGTTATCTGCAACCGGGTGGTTTCCCCGTGTGGATTGGCATGACAATTGCGCCCTTACGGGTCGCAGATACCGCCCACCCGCGTCATCTGTGCATGATCGAAGACATCAGCGAGCGTAAGCGGGCGGAGGAAGAGCGCAAAGCCGCCGAACATGAGCTGAGAGAAAAGGAGGAGCGCCTGGCTCTCGCCACGCTCCACAATGGCATCGGCATCTGGGACTGGAACCTGGTTACCCAAGAGATGGTGTGGGACGATTCGATGTTCGCGCTCTACCATATCCGCCGCGAAGACTTCGTCGGCACCGAAGAGGCGTGGCGGGCGTCATTACACCCAGAGGACCTTGGACGCGGGGACCAGGAAGTCAGGGAGGCGATCTCCGGTGAAAAACCATTCGACACGGTATTCCGCGTCATCTGGCCCAACGGCGAAATTCACCACATCAAGGCCGTGGCCAAGGTGTTTCGCGACGAACAGGGCACCCCCCTGCGGATGCTCGGCACCAATATCGATATCACCGATCACAAGCAGGCCGAGGCGAAGGTCAACGCGCTCAACGCCGAGCTGGAGCAGCGCGTGGCCGAGCGCACCGCCGAACTGCAGGCCACCAACACCTCCCTGACCGATTTCAAGTCCGCGCTGGATGAGCACGTCAACGTCACCATGACCGACACCCATGGGAATATCACCTATGCCAATGACCGGGTCTGCGCCCTCACCCAGTATTCGCGCGCCGAGTTGCTCGGCCACAACCACCGCATCGTAAACTCCAACTATCACCCCGGCGAATTTTTCAAGGAGCTCTGGGTAACGATCAGCGCGGGGCGGGTATGGCGGGGCGAGATCCGCAACCGGGCCAAGGACGGCTCGTTCCATTGGGTAAACACCACCATCGTGCCGTTCCGAGGGCCGGACGGCCGCCCGGTGCAATACATCGCCATCCGCAACGACATTACCCCGCTCAAGGTGGCCGAGGCGGACAACCAGAAGCTCAACACCGACCTCCACACCCGCGCCACCAAGCTGGAAAGGGTCAACAAGGAGCTGGAGGCGTTCAGTTATACCGTCGCGCACGACCTGCGGGCACCGTTGCGGGCCATCGACGGGTATGCGCGTATGGCACTTGAAGACTTAGCCGCCCTGCTCGACGACAATGGTCGCCGCCTGCTCAATGTGATCAGTGCCGAGGCCAAGCGCATGGGCCGGTTGATCGACGACCTGCTGGCCTTTTCGCGTATCAGCCGCCAGCAGGCCGAACCGGTGGCGATCAACATGCAGGAGCTGGCGCAGGAGGTTTATAACGCGTTAATTAAAGCCGAACCCGGCCGCACCGTTAAATTCGACCTGCACACGCTGCCCGCGGCGCAGGGCACCCCAGCGATGATTCGTCAGGTGTGGGAGAACCTGATCAGTAATACGCTGAAGTTCACCCGTAAACGGCCGGACGCCCGAATCGAGATTGGGGCGCAGGTGGGCGTGGACGGCGTGTGGGTTTACCACGTCAAAGACAACGGGGTGGGTTTCGATATGCGCCACAGCAACAAGCTGTTTGGGGTTTTTCAGCGTCTGCACGATAACGCGGATTATGAAGGAACGGGAGTGGGCTTGGCGCTGGTGCAACGCATCCTGCAACGCCACGGCGGGCGCATCTGGGCGGAGGGAGAAGTCGATAAGGGCGCCTGTTTTTATTTCACCCTGCCAGCCCCGGAAACGGTGGCGGCCGAGGCCGGTAAATCAGGCATCTGA
- the typA gene encoding translational GTPase TypA, which yields MNQNIRNIAIIAHVDHGKTTLVDQLLKEGGVYRANQAVEVRAMDSMDLEKEKGITIKAKNTSVHWKGKIVNILDTPGHADFGGEVERALRMVDGVLLVIDAYDGPQAQTRFVLRKALAHGLKVVIVINKIDRPNADPAKMYDKVLELLMELEATEEQFDAPVVYGSGRDGYMMYKLGEEKKDMTPLFQTIIDHVPPPFAKPDEPFHMLVSNIDWSDYVGRIAVGKILAGTIKVGDPMFVIRHNEDGKKVRSKVTKIFEFTGLGQREVEAAHAGNIIGLAGFEDVDIGDTLDVREDGHALPFTQIDPPTLEMQFSVNDGPLVGQEGKLVTSRQIRERLMRELKTNVSIYIDDADRAGVFNVKARGTMQVAVLVETMRREGFELLVSRPTVIEKTVDGARHEPFETVWIEVPDECVGSIMQNLANRKGLLTNMEKLVTTTMIEATITTRGLIGLEIDVINATSGRGITSHLFKEYGPYAGEVLTRMTGVITATEAGETTTYALLMVQERGKLFIGPGEQVYEGMIVGENPRNEDISCNAVREKALTNFRSQGSGVATGLIPAAKMSLERALEYIASDELLEVTPKSLRLRKRLLNTGERLKAKKSGR from the coding sequence ATGAACCAGAACATCCGCAACATCGCCATCATCGCCCACGTCGACCACGGTAAAACCACGCTCGTGGACCAACTCCTTAAAGAGGGTGGCGTCTATCGTGCCAATCAAGCCGTTGAAGTCCGCGCCATGGACTCCATGGACCTCGAAAAGGAAAAGGGCATCACCATCAAGGCCAAGAACACCTCCGTCCACTGGAAGGGGAAGATCGTTAACATTCTCGACACGCCCGGCCACGCCGACTTCGGCGGCGAGGTCGAGCGCGCCCTCCGCATGGTGGACGGCGTTCTCCTTGTGATCGATGCCTATGACGGACCTCAGGCGCAGACGCGTTTCGTGCTCCGCAAGGCCCTCGCCCACGGCCTCAAGGTCGTCATCGTCATCAACAAGATCGACCGCCCCAATGCGGATCCGGCCAAGATGTACGACAAGGTCCTTGAGCTCCTCATGGAACTCGAAGCCACCGAGGAACAGTTCGACGCCCCCGTCGTGTACGGCTCCGGCCGCGACGGCTACATGATGTACAAGCTCGGCGAAGAGAAGAAGGACATGACACCCCTCTTCCAGACCATCATCGACCACGTCCCACCTCCTTTTGCTAAGCCCGACGAGCCCTTCCACATGCTCGTTTCCAACATCGATTGGTCTGACTACGTCGGCCGTATCGCTGTCGGCAAGATCCTCGCCGGCACCATCAAGGTCGGCGACCCGATGTTCGTTATCCGCCACAACGAAGACGGCAAAAAGGTCCGCTCCAAGGTCACCAAGATTTTTGAGTTCACCGGTCTCGGTCAACGCGAAGTCGAAGCTGCTCACGCCGGTAACATCATCGGTCTGGCCGGCTTCGAGGACGTCGACATCGGCGACACCTTGGACGTGCGCGAAGACGGCCACGCCCTGCCCTTCACCCAGATCGACCCGCCCACGCTGGAGATGCAATTCTCCGTCAACGACGGTCCGTTGGTCGGCCAAGAAGGTAAACTGGTTACCTCGCGCCAAATCCGCGAGCGCCTCATGCGTGAGTTGAAGACCAACGTCTCCATCTACATCGACGACGCGGACCGCGCCGGCGTATTCAACGTCAAAGCACGCGGCACCATGCAGGTCGCCGTGCTCGTCGAGACCATGCGTCGCGAGGGCTTCGAGCTCCTCGTCTCCCGCCCCACGGTGATCGAAAAGACCGTCGATGGCGCCCGCCACGAGCCGTTCGAGACCGTCTGGATCGAAGTCCCCGACGAGTGCGTCGGTTCGATCATGCAGAACCTTGCTAACCGTAAGGGCCTGCTCACCAACATGGAAAAGTTGGTCACCACCACGATGATCGAAGCCACCATCACCACCCGTGGTTTGATCGGCTTGGAAATCGACGTGATCAACGCCACCAGCGGCCGCGGTATCACCAGCCACTTGTTCAAGGAGTACGGCCCGTACGCCGGTGAAGTTCTCACCCGTATGACCGGCGTGATCACGGCGACCGAAGCCGGCGAAACCACCACCTACGCCCTCTTGATGGTCCAGGAACGCGGCAAGCTGTTCATCGGGCCCGGCGAGCAGGTTTACGAAGGCATGATCGTTGGCGAAAATCCGCGTAACGAAGACATCTCGTGCAACGCTGTGCGCGAAAAGGCCCTCACGAACTTCCGTTCGCAGGGTTCGGGTGTCGCCACCGGCCTGATCCCCGCCGCCAAGATGTCCCTCGAGCGCGCCCTCGAGTACATCGCTTCCGACGAGCTCCTCGAGGTCACCCCGAAGAGCCTGCGTCTGCGCAAGCGCCTGCTGAACACCGGCGAGCGCTTGAAGGCCAAGAAGTCCGGCCGCTAA